The following DNA comes from Thermosinus carboxydivorans Nor1.
CTTGGTCTTAATTGACCATGATAAAGGTAAGCATAACGAATATTAACCGGCAAAATTCCCGCCCTTGACTCTACGGTCGGGTTGCCCTAAAGTACAGGTACTCAAACGGCGCATTGCCGATATCAACCCTGATTGCCGCGTTGAGGCCATTCAAGATTTTTACCGACCGGAAAAGCGGGACGAACTCATCCGCCCGGACTTTACCTATATCGTTGATGCTATAGATTCCATCAGTGCCAAAGTAGATCTTATTGCCACCGCCATCGCGCGTGGTATTCCGATTGTTTCCAGTATGGGGGCAGGCAACAAACTGGATCCCACGGCGCTGCGTTTGGCCGATATCAGTCAAACTCACACATGT
Coding sequences within:
- a CDS encoding tRNA threonylcarbamoyladenosine dehydratase; translation: MTLRSGCPKVQVLKRRIADINPDCRVEAIQDFYRPEKRDELIRPDFTYIVDAIDSISAKVDLIATAIARGIPIVSSMGAGNKLDPTALRLADISQTHTCPMAKVVRKLLRERGITRNLTVVFSCEKPIEPLAAHPDEQHLRRQVPGSIAFVPATAGLFLASAVINAILKNADDHA